A DNA window from Halomicrobium mukohataei DSM 12286 contains the following coding sequences:
- a CDS encoding zinc metalloprotease: MNVRFSERELKDLLIAWLALGLAFAIFINYDMVQGMLAGRPPNPAAVVGALAVSLFTAGIGFLLHELAHKVVAVRFGQIAEFRADYNMLFLAVVSALAGFLFAAPGAVHHRGRISERENGLIALAGPVTNVALALVFVVPLVVAWFGLFGGLLFELAALGVSINLLLAGFNMIPFGPLDGKKVLAWSKPVYAVVAAPMLLLGVFVLLAGVPGL, translated from the coding sequence ATGAACGTCCGCTTCAGCGAGCGCGAACTCAAGGACCTCCTGATCGCGTGGCTCGCGCTGGGTCTCGCCTTCGCGATCTTCATCAACTACGACATGGTCCAGGGCATGCTCGCCGGCCGGCCGCCGAACCCGGCTGCGGTCGTCGGGGCGCTGGCGGTGAGTCTGTTCACCGCGGGGATCGGCTTCCTGTTGCACGAACTCGCACACAAGGTCGTCGCGGTCCGGTTCGGCCAGATCGCGGAGTTTCGCGCCGACTACAACATGCTGTTCCTGGCCGTCGTCAGCGCGCTGGCCGGCTTCCTCTTTGCCGCGCCGGGCGCGGTCCACCACCGCGGTCGGATCTCCGAGCGAGAGAACGGGCTGATCGCACTCGCCGGCCCCGTGACCAACGTCGCCCTCGCGCTGGTGTTCGTCGTCCCGCTGGTCGTCGCCTGGTTCGGGCTCTTCGGGGGCCTCCTGTTCGAGTTGGCGGCGCTCGGCGTCTCGATCAACCTGTTGCTCGCGGGCTTCAACATGATCCCGTTCGGTCCTCTCGACGGCAAGAAGGTCCTGGCCTGGAGCAAGCCGGTCTACGCCGTCGTCGCCGCGCCGATGCTCCTGCTGGGGGTCTTCGTGCTCCTTGCCGGCGTTCCCGGACTGTAG